The Halopseudomonas sabulinigri genome window below encodes:
- a CDS encoding TetR/AcrR family transcriptional regulator: MNESKRKILNAASELFLHGGTAALSVRAIAAQAGVSTIGIYSHFQGKQGILDALFIEGFSAVIEALAVDQLSTDARERVLLASRRYMETAEEYEPHYGLIFGKLDDSYQPSEEARDLAAAGFARLSEVVGGLLPAAAPASAKRDVALQTWALIHGFVGLKNHAVGELVDMRCWKERAMEAVEILVDGIISRGQQAAPASQRG, translated from the coding sequence ATGAACGAATCGAAACGTAAAATTCTCAATGCCGCCTCCGAGCTGTTTCTGCACGGCGGCACCGCAGCGCTGAGCGTGCGCGCGATTGCCGCGCAGGCCGGTGTCTCGACCATTGGCATCTATAGCCACTTCCAGGGTAAGCAGGGGATTCTGGATGCCTTGTTTATTGAAGGCTTCAGTGCCGTTATCGAGGCGCTGGCGGTCGATCAACTGAGCACGGATGCGCGTGAGCGCGTGCTCCTGGCCTCGCGACGCTATATGGAGACGGCCGAGGAATACGAGCCGCATTACGGGCTGATATTCGGCAAGCTGGATGACAGTTATCAGCCATCGGAAGAGGCGCGAGACCTGGCTGCCGCGGGCTTTGCCCGGCTCAGCGAGGTGGTCGGTGGCTTGCTGCCTGCCGCTGCGCCGGCGAGCGCCAAGCGTGATGTGGCGTTACAGACCTGGGCGTTGATCCACGGTTTTGTGGGCCTGAAAAATCATGCGGTAGGCGAGCTGGTGGACATGCGCTGTTGGAAGGAGCGCGCCATGGAGGCGGTGGAAATTCTGGTAGACGGTATCATCAGCCGAGGGCAGCAGGCCGCGCCAGCATCTCAGCGCGGCTGA
- a CDS encoding SDR family NAD(P)-dependent oxidoreductase produces MSEFAGKTIVISGGAEGIGFSIAMAMGKQGMKVVLGDIDGNQLKLAEERLQQAGIDVLTAQMDVTKLEQWQALADKAIERFGKIHMLVNNAGVGGGTGTIEQTDNTQWRWVMDVNLMGVINGTQVMVPLIKQHGEGGWLLNVASMAGMGGVPYGGAYTASKVAVVAMSESWYAELQPHKIQVSVLCPAFVKTRINLSSRNRQSDYQSADEAQEPNPQQDAIAAHMQKIIDNGLPVEIVGERVVEALKMKELYIFTHPNYRPSCQARAKAIDDAFVRAAASPLLADVLDQEIVRFN; encoded by the coding sequence ATGAGCGAGTTTGCAGGCAAGACCATCGTCATCAGCGGCGGAGCCGAAGGCATAGGTTTCAGCATTGCCATGGCCATGGGTAAACAGGGCATGAAGGTGGTGTTGGGCGATATTGACGGCAACCAGCTGAAGCTCGCCGAAGAACGGCTGCAACAGGCCGGGATCGACGTACTCACCGCGCAGATGGACGTCACCAAGCTTGAGCAGTGGCAAGCGCTGGCCGACAAGGCGATCGAACGCTTCGGCAAGATTCACATGCTGGTTAACAATGCAGGCGTAGGTGGCGGCACCGGGACCATCGAGCAGACCGACAACACCCAGTGGCGTTGGGTAATGGACGTCAACCTGATGGGCGTAATCAATGGTACCCAGGTCATGGTGCCGCTGATCAAACAGCACGGCGAAGGCGGCTGGCTGCTGAATGTAGCCTCCATGGCCGGTATGGGCGGCGTGCCCTATGGCGGCGCCTACACTGCCAGCAAGGTGGCGGTGGTAGCCATGTCAGAAAGCTGGTACGCCGAGCTGCAACCGCACAAGATTCAGGTGTCGGTACTCTGCCCCGCCTTCGTGAAGACCCGCATCAACCTGTCGTCGCGCAACCGGCAGAGCGATTATCAGAGCGCAGACGAAGCCCAAGAGCCCAACCCGCAGCAGGACGCCATCGCCGCGCACATGCAGAAGATCATCGACAACGGCCTGCCGGTAGAGATCGTCGGCGAGCGGGTGGTTGAGGCACTGAAGATGAAAGAGCTCTACATTTTCACCCATCCCAACTACCGCCCCAGTTGCCAGGCCCGTGCCAAAGCCATTGATGATGCCTTTGTTCGCGCCGCTGCCAGCCCGCTGCTGGCCGATGTATTGGATCAGGAAATCGTCAGATTCAATTGA
- a CDS encoding NAD(P)-binding protein, with amino-acid sequence MSEQQLQADYLIVGSGAVGMAFADTLLSESDASIIIVDQHQQPGGHWNIAYPFVTLHQPSAFYGVSSRELSKGRKDEVGLNKGLGDLASGAEVLAYFDDVMRHQFLPTGRVQYFPMCNYLGDGLFEHSLTGQRFRANTRKTVDATYLKTSVPANHTPSFSIDPGVAFMPLNDLPKVKQPADNYVVIGGGKTGIDACLWLLEHQVDPERICWIVSRDAWLLDRRNTQPGEEFFHNTIGAVAAQFEAIAQAESVDDLFDRLEQAGVLLRIDQNVKPKMFHGATISQLELAQLRRITNVVRMGRVTHLQADRIVLEQGTIATSSNNLHIDCSASAITNLAIKKVFQGNLITPQTVRSYQPVFSAAFIAHVEACYSDEAEKNRLCSVVPLPNHDTDWIRMMAALMMNQYQWSQIEDLRNWLLANRLDGMGKLVRSASKEDAEKQAILTRMRDNSAPAMMKIQRFLAEIN; translated from the coding sequence GTGAGCGAACAACAACTTCAAGCGGATTACCTGATCGTTGGCAGTGGCGCCGTGGGCATGGCCTTCGCTGACACCCTGCTCAGCGAGAGCGACGCCAGCATCATCATCGTCGACCAGCACCAGCAGCCCGGCGGCCACTGGAACATTGCCTATCCCTTCGTGACCCTGCACCAGCCCTCGGCGTTCTACGGCGTCAGCTCGCGTGAACTGAGCAAGGGCCGCAAGGATGAGGTGGGGCTGAACAAGGGCCTGGGCGATCTGGCCTCCGGCGCCGAGGTGCTCGCCTACTTTGACGACGTCATGCGCCACCAGTTTTTGCCCACTGGCCGGGTGCAGTACTTTCCGATGTGCAACTACCTGGGTGACGGCCTGTTCGAGCACAGCCTGACCGGCCAGCGGTTTCGCGCCAATACGCGCAAGACAGTGGATGCCACCTACCTGAAAACCAGCGTACCGGCCAACCACACGCCCAGTTTCAGCATCGATCCCGGCGTCGCTTTCATGCCCTTGAACGACCTGCCCAAGGTCAAACAACCCGCCGACAACTACGTGGTCATCGGCGGCGGCAAGACCGGCATCGACGCCTGCCTGTGGTTGCTGGAACATCAGGTAGACCCGGAGCGTATCTGCTGGATAGTGTCGCGCGACGCCTGGCTGCTTGACCGCCGCAACACCCAACCGGGCGAGGAGTTCTTCCACAACACCATAGGTGCGGTCGCCGCCCAGTTTGAAGCCATTGCCCAAGCCGAATCTGTCGACGATCTGTTTGACCGCCTGGAACAGGCCGGCGTGCTGCTGCGCATCGACCAAAATGTGAAACCGAAAATGTTCCACGGCGCGACCATCAGCCAGTTGGAATTGGCGCAACTGCGCCGCATCACCAACGTGGTCCGCATGGGCCGGGTAACTCACCTGCAGGCAGACCGCATCGTTCTTGAACAGGGCACTATTGCGACCTCGTCCAACAACCTGCATATCGATTGCTCGGCCAGTGCGATCACCAATCTGGCGATCAAAAAGGTGTTTCAGGGCAACTTGATCACCCCGCAAACCGTGCGCTCCTATCAGCCGGTTTTCAGCGCTGCCTTCATTGCGCACGTTGAAGCCTGCTACAGCGACGAGGCTGAAAAGAACCGCCTCTGCTCGGTAGTGCCGCTGCCCAACCACGATACCGACTGGATTCGCATGATGGCGGCGCTGATGATGAACCAGTATCAGTGGTCGCAGATTGAAGACCTGCGCAACTGGCTGCTGGCCAATCGGCTGGACGGCATGGGCAAGCTGGTCCGCAGCGCCAGCAAGGAAGACGCTGAAAAGCAGGCTATCCTGACCCGCATGCGCGACAACTCAGCGCCGGCGATGATGAAAATCCAGCGCTTTCTGGCTGAAATCAACTAA
- a CDS encoding NAD(P)H-dependent flavin oxidoreductase yields MKNRITELFGIQHPIIQGGMHFVGFAELAAAVSNAGGLGTITGLTQRTAADLANEIAKCREMTDKPFAVNLTFLPTVNSPDYPGYIDAIIKGGVKIVETAGRSPQEYMPALKEAGIKVIHKCTSVRHALKAQSIGCDAVSVDGFECGGHPGEDDIPNMILLPRAAEELEIPFVASGGMADGRSLVAAIALGAEGMNMGTRFIATQEAPVHENVKQAIVAASELDTRLVMRPLRNTERVLNNAAVERILEKEARLGKDLKFTDIIDEVAGVYPKIMKDGDMELGAWSCGMVAGLIHDVPTCQQLIDNIMNQAEEIIRARLAGML; encoded by the coding sequence GTGAAAAACCGCATAACAGAACTTTTTGGCATTCAGCATCCGATCATTCAGGGCGGCATGCACTTTGTCGGCTTTGCCGAGCTGGCTGCAGCCGTCTCCAATGCCGGCGGCCTGGGCACCATTACCGGTTTGACCCAACGCACGGCTGCTGATCTGGCCAACGAGATTGCCAAGTGCCGCGAGATGACCGACAAGCCGTTTGCGGTCAACCTGACCTTTCTGCCGACGGTCAACTCTCCCGACTACCCCGGTTACATCGACGCCATCATCAAGGGCGGCGTAAAGATCGTTGAGACCGCCGGTCGCAGCCCGCAGGAGTACATGCCGGCACTGAAAGAGGCGGGGATCAAGGTAATTCACAAGTGCACCTCGGTACGCCACGCGTTGAAAGCCCAGTCGATTGGTTGCGATGCTGTGTCGGTTGACGGCTTCGAGTGCGGCGGTCACCCGGGCGAAGACGATATCCCCAACATGATCCTGCTGCCGCGCGCCGCAGAAGAGCTGGAAATCCCCTTCGTGGCCTCCGGCGGCATGGCGGACGGTCGTTCACTGGTCGCGGCTATCGCGCTGGGCGCAGAAGGCATGAACATGGGGACGCGCTTTATCGCCACCCAGGAAGCACCGGTGCACGAAAACGTGAAACAGGCGATTGTTGCTGCCTCCGAGCTGGATACCCGTCTGGTCATGCGCCCGCTGCGCAATACCGAGCGCGTGCTGAATAACGCTGCGGTCGAACGCATCCTTGAGAAGGAAGCGCGTCTGGGCAAAGACCTCAAGTTCACCGACATCATCGATGAAGTTGCCGGCGTGTATCCGAAGATCATGAAAGACGGCGATATGGAGCTGGGCGCCTGGTCCTGCGGCATGGTCGCGGGCCTGATCCACGACGTACCGACCTGTCAGCAGTTGATCGACAACATCATGAATCAGGCTGAAGAGATCATCCGCGCGCGCCTGGCTGGCATGCTGTAA
- a CDS encoding DUF4142 domain-containing protein, producing MKRPPMLRTLRTPATALLLSAAIGSAHAADQADTQPMVGGGDRVEQSGPTGMPATTGSGGSADTQGTFSDSGAEMGIGVEQFFSDASAQNIAAIKAAELALEQGSDAVKSYAQQMHDAHRQNNRDLRELAATLQVETEDDPALSAQAEQLLLKLRDGDDFDQAYLDNQIVAHQQAIALYNRAAQIDNEQVVSFAEATLPTLQEHLEQAQKLAGRAPAQPQ from the coding sequence ATGAAGCGCCCACCGATGCTACGAACTTTGCGCACCCCCGCCACCGCACTCTTGTTGAGCGCGGCGATAGGCAGCGCCCATGCGGCCGACCAGGCTGATACGCAGCCCATGGTTGGCGGCGGCGACCGGGTTGAGCAAAGCGGCCCTACCGGCATGCCAGCGACCACCGGCAGCGGCGGTAGCGCCGACACCCAAGGTACTTTCAGCGATTCCGGTGCAGAAATGGGCATTGGCGTGGAACAGTTTTTCAGTGACGCAAGCGCCCAGAACATCGCTGCCATAAAGGCGGCCGAACTGGCCCTTGAGCAAGGTTCAGACGCCGTAAAAAGCTACGCGCAACAGATGCATGACGCGCACCGGCAAAACAACCGCGACCTCCGCGAACTGGCAGCCACCTTGCAGGTAGAGACAGAAGACGACCCGGCGCTCAGCGCCCAGGCAGAGCAGTTGCTGCTGAAGCTACGCGATGGTGACGACTTTGATCAGGCCTATCTCGACAACCAGATAGTCGCGCATCAGCAAGCCATTGCACTCTACAACCGCGCCGCGCAGATCGACAACGAACAGGTTGTCAGCTTTGCCGAAGCAACCTTGCCCACCCTGCAAGAGCACCTTGAGCAAGCGCAGAAGCTGGCCGGGCGTGCACCCGCGCAGCCGCAGTAA
- a CDS encoding TonB-dependent receptor encodes MSIRNTRFGLSPLALAGLLISGTLHAAPITFDLPTQPLASSLTALARQGGIQLLFDETQTRQVRAPALKGAYEPVVALQQLLQGSGFELVPAGEGYVVRPLKETSTGITLQALTVVADGVQVNSSNVGRSTLTRTDIERQQANNVPALLQTLPGVNMGGSVKPGGQTLNIWGLGDAEDVPFTLDGAQKSGFERYQQGTIFIEPELIKSIEVEKGPHSVFSGNGGFGGTVHMETRDATDMLEEGRNSGALVKYGYQSNDQQQTYSGAVFGRTDDGLFDGLFYLSHRDSDDIKLAGHIDQDEGYLYPKRYPFTAQNQDSVLIKGNFNPTLEHSLGLTYSRTKSELRSPFSAVTFLVPSKWSIDRYGSLEAAMNRLMSNRELVDTTWSGKYRYQPIDNPLVDLEVTYSLSKTEQTDTRDDDASYSSSTGGKYINTAYRDKVLEARNISLFDTGPLEHELTVGTQWREHTRDVLMYLPTYDSNPDYNYGWYQPQFMPQGQQDTRSAYLQDAITIGEVTITPSLRFDHVRNQGERNLAERYNNPDMNHDYRSQTYSGWSPRLAIFWRATDQLGLFFDYAKTWRAPVLDEQYEVQSSSTFGGTSRDLDAEKIRGLRAGAVVSLPELIASGDNLQIRATAYQNKIEDEIFKFRSVACAAQAENGGSIADNCADLLPLSNYRNLEGATIRGFEVESFYDSSRIFASLSYSWMEGKHKGAYSNPWAADVWARDIQPVKWVALLGVKIPEIDVHAGWQGEFVRKTDRLPSDLYSETGELYWNHYGNDSYDVHRLFADWAPQRGALKNVSVNLTVDNVLDRFYRPALSGDNAYSQGRNAKLSLSYRF; translated from the coding sequence ATGAGCATCCGCAATACCCGCTTTGGATTATCCCCGCTGGCATTGGCTGGCCTGTTGATCAGTGGCACTCTGCACGCCGCTCCGATCACCTTTGACCTGCCTACGCAGCCGTTGGCTTCGTCGCTCACCGCACTGGCACGCCAAGGCGGCATACAACTGCTGTTTGACGAAACCCAGACCCGCCAGGTGCGGGCCCCAGCGCTAAAGGGTGCCTATGAGCCGGTTGTCGCTTTGCAGCAGCTATTGCAGGGCTCAGGCTTCGAGCTAGTACCGGCAGGCGAGGGTTACGTTGTCCGCCCGCTGAAGGAAACCAGTACCGGTATTACGCTGCAGGCGCTGACGGTCGTGGCTGATGGAGTGCAGGTTAATTCCAGTAATGTGGGGCGCTCCACCCTGACGCGGACCGACATCGAACGGCAACAGGCCAACAATGTGCCGGCGCTGCTGCAGACCTTGCCGGGCGTCAACATGGGCGGCTCGGTCAAGCCCGGCGGGCAGACGCTGAATATCTGGGGGCTGGGCGATGCCGAAGATGTGCCCTTCACCCTGGACGGCGCGCAGAAAAGCGGTTTTGAGCGCTACCAGCAGGGCACCATCTTCATCGAGCCGGAGCTGATCAAGAGTATTGAAGTCGAGAAGGGACCGCACTCGGTGTTCAGTGGTAACGGCGGTTTTGGCGGTACCGTGCACATGGAAACCCGCGATGCTACCGACATGCTCGAAGAGGGGCGTAACAGCGGCGCACTGGTCAAGTACGGTTATCAGAGCAACGACCAGCAGCAGACCTACAGCGGCGCGGTTTTCGGGCGCACCGACGACGGCCTGTTCGATGGCCTGTTTTATCTCAGCCACCGCGACAGCGACGACATCAAGCTGGCCGGGCACATCGACCAGGACGAAGGCTATCTCTACCCCAAACGCTACCCCTTTACCGCGCAGAACCAGGACTCGGTGCTGATCAAGGGTAATTTCAATCCGACCCTGGAACATAGCCTGGGTCTGACCTACAGCCGTACCAAAAGTGAGCTGCGCTCACCGTTCAGCGCGGTCACTTTCCTGGTGCCAAGCAAATGGTCGATTGACCGCTACGGCAGCCTTGAGGCGGCGATGAACCGGCTGATGTCCAACCGTGAGCTGGTGGACACCACCTGGTCCGGCAAATACCGGTATCAGCCGATCGACAACCCGCTGGTGGATCTCGAGGTGACTTACTCGCTGTCCAAGACCGAGCAGACCGATACACGCGATGACGATGCCAGCTACAGCTCCTCAACCGGCGGCAAGTACATCAACACTGCCTACCGCGACAAGGTGCTGGAAGCGCGCAATATCAGCCTGTTCGATACCGGCCCGCTGGAGCACGAGTTGACGGTGGGCACCCAGTGGCGCGAGCACACCCGCGATGTGCTCATGTATCTGCCTACCTACGACAGCAACCCGGACTACAACTACGGCTGGTACCAGCCGCAGTTCATGCCGCAAGGCCAACAGGATACCCGCAGCGCCTATCTGCAAGACGCCATCACCATCGGTGAGGTAACCATTACGCCGTCGCTGCGCTTTGATCATGTGCGTAATCAGGGCGAGCGCAACCTGGCTGAGCGCTACAACAACCCAGACATGAATCACGATTACCGCTCGCAAACCTATTCTGGCTGGTCGCCAAGGCTGGCGATCTTCTGGCGTGCCACCGACCAGCTGGGGTTGTTCTTCGATTACGCAAAAACCTGGCGAGCACCGGTGCTGGATGAACAGTACGAAGTGCAGAGCAGCTCGACCTTTGGTGGCACCAGCCGTGACCTGGATGCAGAGAAGATCCGTGGCCTGCGGGCTGGTGCGGTGGTTAGCCTGCCGGAGCTGATTGCCAGTGGCGACAATCTGCAGATTCGCGCCACCGCCTACCAGAACAAGATCGAAGACGAGATATTCAAATTTCGCTCGGTTGCCTGCGCCGCGCAGGCCGAAAACGGCGGCTCGATTGCCGACAACTGCGCCGATTTGCTGCCGCTGTCGAACTACCGCAACCTGGAAGGCGCGACCATTCGAGGCTTTGAGGTAGAGAGTTTCTACGACAGTAGCCGCATTTTCGCCAGCTTGTCCTACTCCTGGATGGAAGGTAAGCACAAGGGCGCGTACAGCAACCCCTGGGCGGCGGACGTATGGGCGCGGGACATTCAACCGGTCAAGTGGGTGGCGCTGCTAGGGGTGAAAATCCCGGAGATTGACGTGCATGCGGGCTGGCAGGGCGAGTTTGTGCGCAAGACCGATCGCCTGCCGAGTGATCTCTACAGCGAGACCGGCGAGCTGTACTGGAATCACTATGGCAACGACAGTTATGACGTACACCGCCTGTTTGCCGACTGGGCTCCGCAGCGCGGCGCGCTGAAGAACGTGAGCGTCAATCTGACCGTCGACAATGTGCTGGACCGCTTCTATCGTCCTGCGCTGTCGGGCGACAACGCCTATTCGCAAGGGCGCAACGCCAAACTCAGTCTGAGCTACCGCTTCTGA
- a CDS encoding DUF2855 family protein, whose translation MQQFQIRKDDFLAQQLVTLSAAEEQPELIEGQVRLAVDSFAFTANNITYAAAGNQLGYWQFFPPVGEHSQGWGVIPVWGFGNVIESRCEQLPVGERLFGYFPPASQLVMLPTHVSDTRLIDGSAHRAKLPPGYNSYSRVLHEADYEPATEPERMLLWPLHITSFCLWDALKDKDWRGAKQIIILSASSKTSAGLAYALAQNADAPATVAVTSARNTALVKSLQVYDHVVEYEQLSQIDTSLPSVIVDMSGNSAVLNALAEHLGEKLTYCINVGLTHWDETQSASAIPAERREFFFAPGHIQQRMKDWGPQGFAERSQRFMHDAASWSRQWLKVNTRQGLGGLAEIYPDVCQGRIAADEGIIIQLAQPD comes from the coding sequence ATGCAACAATTTCAGATTCGCAAAGACGACTTTCTCGCCCAGCAACTGGTTACCCTCAGCGCCGCTGAGGAGCAACCCGAACTGATAGAGGGCCAGGTAAGGCTGGCAGTCGACAGCTTCGCCTTTACCGCCAACAACATCACCTATGCCGCAGCTGGCAACCAGCTGGGTTACTGGCAGTTCTTTCCTCCGGTGGGCGAACACAGCCAGGGCTGGGGCGTGATTCCCGTGTGGGGTTTCGGCAATGTGATCGAATCGCGCTGCGAGCAGCTACCGGTGGGCGAGCGCCTGTTCGGCTATTTTCCGCCGGCCAGCCAATTGGTCATGCTGCCCACCCACGTGTCTGACACCCGCCTGATCGATGGCAGCGCGCACCGCGCCAAGCTGCCACCGGGTTACAACAGCTACAGCAGAGTGTTGCATGAAGCCGATTACGAGCCTGCCACCGAACCCGAGCGCATGCTGCTGTGGCCGCTGCACATCACCTCGTTCTGTCTGTGGGATGCGCTGAAAGACAAGGACTGGCGCGGCGCGAAGCAGATCATCATCCTCAGCGCCTCCAGCAAAACCAGCGCCGGCTTAGCCTACGCCTTGGCCCAGAATGCTGATGCGCCAGCGACCGTGGCCGTCACCTCCGCGCGCAACACCGCGCTGGTCAAAAGCCTGCAGGTCTACGATCACGTCGTGGAATACGAGCAGCTGAGCCAGATCGACACCAGCCTGCCTAGCGTCATCGTCGACATGTCGGGCAACAGCGCCGTGCTCAATGCGCTGGCTGAACACCTGGGCGAGAAACTGACCTACTGCATTAATGTTGGCCTGACCCATTGGGACGAAACCCAATCCGCCTCAGCCATCCCCGCAGAGCGCCGGGAATTCTTCTTCGCGCCGGGGCACATTCAGCAACGCATGAAAGACTGGGGCCCGCAGGGCTTTGCCGAGCGCAGTCAGCGCTTCATGCACGACGCCGCCAGTTGGAGCCGCCAATGGTTGAAGGTCAACACCCGGCAAGGGCTTGGCGGGCTGGCGGAGATTTATCCCGACGTCTGCCAGGGCCGCATCGCAGCCGATGAAGGCATTATCATCCAGCTTGCTCAGCCAGACTGA
- a CDS encoding TerC family protein, with protein sequence MEWLSSPDIWVAFLTLTALEIVLGIDNIIFISILVSRLPKAQQPRARFIGLALAMGTRILLLLSIAWVMRLTADLFQLLGEGVSGRDLILFFGGLFLLFKSTTEIWHSMEGPEHSATEAAPKSAGFVSIVLQIALIDIVFSLDSVITAVGLVDEVAVMVAAIVIAVLVMMLAAGSISNFIEKHPSLKVLALSFLMVVGTLLIAEAFDVHVPKGYIYFAMAFSLAVEAVNIRVRAATQRKQSQQ encoded by the coding sequence ATGGAATGGCTTTCAAGCCCGGATATCTGGGTGGCTTTTCTTACCCTCACTGCTCTGGAAATCGTCCTCGGCATCGACAACATCATCTTCATCTCGATTCTCGTCAGCCGCCTGCCCAAGGCGCAGCAACCCAGAGCACGCTTCATCGGCCTGGCGCTGGCCATGGGTACGCGCATTCTGTTGCTGCTCAGCATCGCCTGGGTCATGCGCCTGACCGCAGACCTGTTTCAGCTGCTGGGCGAAGGCGTCTCCGGCCGCGACCTGATCCTGTTTTTCGGTGGCCTGTTCCTGCTGTTCAAGAGCACCACAGAAATCTGGCACAGCATGGAGGGGCCCGAGCACAGCGCCACAGAGGCCGCGCCCAAGAGCGCTGGTTTTGTCAGTATCGTGCTGCAGATTGCGCTCATCGATATCGTCTTTTCACTGGATTCGGTCATAACCGCAGTGGGCCTGGTCGACGAGGTAGCCGTCATGGTGGCGGCTATCGTCATTGCTGTGCTGGTGATGATGCTGGCGGCCGGCAGCATCAGCAACTTCATTGAAAAGCACCCCTCGCTCAAGGTGCTGGCACTGTCGTTCCTGATGGTGGTGGGCACCCTGCTGATCGCCGAGGCCTTTGATGTGCATGTGCCCAAGGGCTACATCTACTTCGCCATGGCGTTTTCGCTGGCGGTGGAAGCGGTCAATATTCGCGTACGCGCGGCAACGCAGCGTAAGCAGTCACAACAATAG
- a CDS encoding winged helix-turn-helix transcriptional regulator yields MSRTPLNHMDCSVAQTLDIVGEWWSLLILRNAFHGMRTFDAFQKQLEISSSVLSARLKKLTEAGVLKKVPCSEDKRSFEYRLTPAGMDLYPVLIGLMQWGEKWRPNDRGQRMLLLEKATGEPIHGAEVLANDGRPLKAWEVQPVAGPGADEHVYELIG; encoded by the coding sequence ATGTCCCGAACACCGCTTAATCATATGGACTGCAGCGTCGCCCAGACGCTGGATATTGTTGGCGAGTGGTGGTCGCTATTGATATTGCGCAATGCCTTTCACGGCATGCGTACCTTCGATGCCTTTCAAAAGCAGCTGGAGATTTCCAGCAGCGTTCTCAGTGCCCGGCTGAAAAAACTGACCGAGGCCGGGGTGCTGAAAAAGGTCCCCTGCAGTGAAGATAAACGCTCCTTTGAATACCGCCTGACACCCGCGGGCATGGACCTGTATCCGGTGCTGATCGGGCTGATGCAGTGGGGTGAGAAGTGGCGGCCCAATGACCGCGGCCAGCGCATGCTGTTGCTGGAAAAAGCCACCGGTGAGCCGATTCACGGCGCCGAGGTACTGGCCAATGATGGGCGCCCGCTGAAGGCCTGGGAAGTGCAGCCGGTAGCCGGGCCTGGCGCGGATGAGCACGTTTATGAGTTGATTGGCTGA
- a CDS encoding 4'-phosphopantetheinyl transferase family protein, translated as MLGVPTLLLCEYAAQTDLQPAGGWELGDAQAQQRLQQFTNPAARTRFALSRLLLARAIESLLDGALNWQLASRAGGQPLLCSPHGQINLSISHTDGLVALVMAPEEQSIGVDVEAWARPLRLQSVLAASMSPQDARWCQAQPSPEQAFLRHWTLKEAYLKALGLGLAADLHALSFDLAGEGPRLRETPYPDALCWSFAQPSVLTRHCLSLASATPAAVDAVWQQKPADQALQLPGCQVRLLRLH; from the coding sequence ATGCTCGGCGTACCGACCCTGCTGTTGTGTGAGTACGCCGCGCAGACTGATCTGCAGCCCGCAGGCGGCTGGGAGTTGGGGGATGCGCAGGCACAGCAACGCCTGCAACAGTTTACCAATCCGGCCGCGCGCACCCGCTTTGCACTCAGCCGTTTGCTGCTGGCGCGCGCTATAGAGAGCCTGCTTGATGGTGCACTCAATTGGCAGTTGGCGTCGCGGGCCGGCGGGCAACCCCTGCTGTGCAGCCCACACGGGCAAATCAATCTGAGTATCAGCCACACGGATGGTCTGGTGGCGCTGGTCATGGCACCGGAAGAGCAGTCGATTGGGGTGGATGTGGAGGCGTGGGCGCGGCCGCTACGGCTGCAGAGCGTGCTCGCCGCCAGTATGAGCCCGCAGGATGCCCGCTGGTGTCAGGCGCAACCTTCGCCCGAGCAAGCGTTTCTGCGGCACTGGACGCTCAAGGAGGCCTACCTCAAGGCGTTGGGCTTAGGCCTCGCAGCGGACCTGCACGCGCTTTCGTTCGACCTCGCGGGGGAGGGGCCTCGGTTGCGTGAAACGCCCTATCCCGACGCGCTTTGCTGGTCGTTTGCGCAGCCCTCGGTGCTCACCAGACACTGTCTGTCGCTAGCCAGCGCGACACCCGCTGCGGTCGATGCAGTCTGGCAGCAGAAGCCGGCTGATCAGGCGCTGCAACTACCCGGCTGCCAGGTACGGCTGTTGCGCCTGCACTGA